The window CAGTTCGCCGTCGTCAGCGCCAAGGAGTGCATGGCGGACAGCGGCCTCGAATTCGTGGAACTCGATCCGCACCGCACCGGGGTGAGCGTCGGCAGCGCGGTCGGCGGCACCACCGGACTGGAACGCGAGTACCTCGTCCTCAGCGACAGCGGCCGGCTGTGGGAGGTGGACAGCGACTATGTCTCGCCCCACCTCTTCGACGCCTTCGTGCCCAGTTCCCTGGCGGCCGAGGTGGCCTGGACCGTGGGCGCCGAAGGGCCCGCCACGGTCGTCTCCACCGGCTGCACCTCCGGTCTTGACTCCGTGGGCTACGCGCGTGACCTCATCGCCGAGGGCACCGTCGACGTCATGATCGCCGGGGCGGCCGACACCCCGATCTCGCCGATCGCCGTCTCCTGCTTCGACGCGATCAAGGCCACCACGCCCCGCAACGACGACCCCGAGCACGCCTCCCGGCCCTTCGACCGCACCCGCAACGGCTTCGTACTCGCCGAGGGCGCCGCGATGTTCGTCCTGGAGGAGCTGGAGCACGCCCGGGCCCGGGGCGCGCATGTCTACGGGGTGATCGGCGGCTATGCCACCCGCTGCAACGCGTACCACATGACGGGTCTGCGGCCGGACGGCCACGAGATGGCCGAGGCCATCCGGCACTCACTGGACCAGGCGCGGCTCAACCCCGATCTCGTCGACTACGTCAACGCGCACGGTTCGGGCACCAAGCAGAACGACCGGCACGAGACGGCCGCCTTCAAGGAGACCCTCGGGCAGCACGCCTACGAGGTGCCGATCAGCTCCATCAAGTCCATGGTCGGGCACTCACTGGGCGCCATCGGTTCCATCGAGATCGCCGCCTGCGCGCTGGCCATGGAGAACGGCGCCGTTCCCCCCACGGCCAACCTTCACGAGCCCGATCCCGAATGCGACCTGGACTACGTACCGAACGAGGC is drawn from Streptomyces liliifuscus and contains these coding sequences:
- a CDS encoding beta-ketoacyl-[acyl-carrier-protein] synthase family protein — protein: MNRSVAITGIGVVAPGGVGKKAFWDLLVSGRTATRTISFFDPSRFRSQVAAEVDFDPQRSGLSPREARRLDRAAQFAVVSAKECMADSGLEFVELDPHRTGVSVGSAVGGTTGLEREYLVLSDSGRLWEVDSDYVSPHLFDAFVPSSLAAEVAWTVGAEGPATVVSTGCTSGLDSVGYARDLIAEGTVDVMIAGAADTPISPIAVSCFDAIKATTPRNDDPEHASRPFDRTRNGFVLAEGAAMFVLEELEHARARGAHVYGVIGGYATRCNAYHMTGLRPDGHEMAEAIRHSLDQARLNPDLVDYVNAHGSGTKQNDRHETAAFKETLGQHAYEVPISSIKSMVGHSLGAIGSIEIAACALAMENGAVPPTANLHEPDPECDLDYVPNEAREHGVDAVLSVGSGFGGFQSAMVITREETTR